Proteins encoded in a region of the Burkholderia ubonensis subsp. mesacidophila genome:
- a CDS encoding flavin reductase family protein, giving the protein MDSHIAPVELEKAYRLLNHGPTVLVSARHDGVDNVMAAAWACALDFQPPKLTVVLDKSAKTRELVERSGRFVIQVPTAAQMQLTHAVGSHSLAERPDKLREAGVTLFDVDGHDLPFVAGCSGWLACRLIPEPHNQQTYDLFIGEVVGAWSDTRVFRDGHWHFESADPALRSLHYIAGGNFYAIGESLHVDPDAQQS; this is encoded by the coding sequence ATGGACAGTCATATTGCTCCGGTGGAGCTCGAGAAAGCCTACCGCCTCCTCAATCACGGTCCGACCGTGCTCGTCTCGGCCCGTCACGACGGCGTGGACAACGTGATGGCCGCGGCGTGGGCCTGCGCGCTGGACTTCCAGCCGCCGAAACTGACGGTCGTGCTCGACAAGTCCGCGAAGACCCGCGAGCTCGTCGAGCGCAGCGGCCGGTTCGTGATCCAGGTGCCGACGGCCGCGCAGATGCAGCTCACGCACGCGGTCGGCAGCCACAGTCTCGCCGAGCGGCCCGACAAGCTGCGCGAAGCGGGCGTCACGCTGTTCGACGTCGACGGGCACGACCTGCCGTTCGTCGCGGGATGCTCGGGCTGGCTCGCGTGCCGGTTGATTCCCGAGCCGCACAACCAGCAGACCTACGACCTGTTCATCGGCGAGGTGGTCGGTGCGTGGTCCGACACGCGCGTGTTCCGCGACGGTCACTGGCATTTCGAATCGGCCGATCCCGCGCTGCGCAGCCTGCATTACATCGCGGGCGGCAATTTCTATGCGATCGGCGAATCGCTGCACGTCGATCCGGACGCGCAGCAATCATAA
- a CDS encoding CitMHS family transporter: MLPLLGLGTIVVLLAAILSRRMSPLVALIIVPIAASLIGGFGLQTSKFVVDGLKGLAPVVGMFVFAILYFGTITDAGTLDPIIDRILRAVGTRPTRIVTGTTLLALLIHLDGSGAVCFLVTIPAVLPLYDRLKMDRRVLAAAVSMAAGINFLPWTGPMIRASASLHLPVSTLFNPLIPVQAIGLVFVFGVAYWLGRREEKRLGLSRDDAAIPLPTRELTPDERALRRPRLFWFNLVLTLAVLGTMVVMGEKIPPAIMFMVGLCIALMVNYPDVDMQRKRIDAHARAALMMAGILLAAGVFTGIMQGSGMLKAMAQAAVGFVPPSMAGHIPVALGIASMPLSMLFDPDSFYFGVLPVIAEVAGQLGVPAVQVGQAALLGQMTTGFPVSPLTPATFLVVGLCGIELAEHQKFTFPLLFGASIVMTIACVVLGIF; encoded by the coding sequence ATGCTGCCGTTACTCGGGCTTGGCACGATCGTCGTGCTGCTGGCCGCGATTCTGTCCAGGCGCATGTCGCCGCTCGTCGCGCTGATCATCGTGCCGATCGCGGCATCGCTGATCGGCGGCTTCGGGCTGCAGACCAGCAAGTTCGTCGTCGACGGGCTGAAGGGCCTCGCGCCCGTCGTCGGGATGTTCGTGTTCGCGATCCTGTATTTCGGGACGATCACCGACGCCGGCACGCTCGACCCGATCATCGACCGCATCCTGCGCGCGGTCGGCACGCGGCCGACGCGCATCGTGACGGGTACGACGCTGCTCGCGCTGCTGATCCATCTCGACGGCTCGGGCGCCGTCTGCTTTCTCGTGACGATTCCCGCGGTGCTGCCGCTGTATGACCGGCTGAAGATGGACCGCCGCGTGCTGGCCGCGGCCGTGTCGATGGCCGCGGGCATCAACTTCCTGCCGTGGACGGGGCCGATGATCCGCGCGTCGGCGTCGCTGCACCTGCCGGTGTCGACGCTGTTCAATCCGCTGATTCCGGTCCAGGCGATCGGCCTCGTGTTCGTGTTCGGCGTCGCGTACTGGCTCGGGCGGCGCGAGGAGAAGCGGCTCGGCCTGTCGCGTGACGATGCGGCCATCCCGTTGCCGACGCGCGAACTGACGCCCGACGAGCGGGCGCTGCGCCGGCCGCGCCTGTTCTGGTTCAACCTCGTGCTGACGCTCGCCGTGCTCGGCACGATGGTCGTGATGGGCGAGAAGATCCCGCCCGCGATCATGTTCATGGTCGGGCTGTGCATCGCGCTGATGGTGAACTATCCGGATGTCGACATGCAGCGCAAGCGGATCGATGCGCATGCGCGCGCGGCGCTGATGATGGCCGGCATCCTGCTCGCGGCCGGCGTGTTCACGGGGATCATGCAGGGCAGCGGGATGCTGAAGGCGATGGCGCAGGCGGCGGTCGGTTTCGTGCCGCCGTCGATGGCCGGCCACATTCCGGTGGCGCTCGGCATCGCGTCGATGCCGCTCAGCATGCTGTTCGATCCCGACTCGTTCTATTTCGGCGTGCTGCCCGTGATCGCGGAGGTGGCCGGCCAGCTCGGCGTGCCGGCCGTGCAGGTCGGGCAGGCCGCCTTGCTCGGCCAGATGACGACGGGGTTTCCCGTCAGCCCGCTGACGCCCGCGACGTTCCTCGTCGTCGGCCTGTGCGGGATCGAGCTGGCCGAGCACCAGAAATTCACGTTCCCGCTGCTGTTCGGCGCCTCGATCGTGATGACGATCGCGTGCGTCGTGCTGGGCATCTTTTGA
- a CDS encoding lytic transglycosylase domain-containing protein: MPRQTYPSIRSATLKIAPSIAISLVMHGIARADCLDDAAAFHHVNVSLMRGIALVESGMKANAVNTNTNGTTDIGLMQINSSWLPTLSREGISQQSLFDPCTNAFVGAWILSQNIRQLGPTWNAIGAYNSASPDKRLAYARKVYDAIQTIPDTPDSPMPILPPSYTPPQVYNPFASLSISAPQATRPRAAAPAAAAPAGPAGAYNFGWTVTGADQAKPIQVFDDGAKVYVQFSDMKRVPAIFADTPGGRVLVPWEPQFPYAVLARPAQALIFQLGAYEARAQRGTPGPLLPAGAPAQRPAATAAASAPPPAKRTAETARSNASADALWYVTKSSAAPTSLPAAMPVVATAPSPAAVSAPSPSPAATPARVSTDALWYISK; the protein is encoded by the coding sequence ATGCCGCGTCAGACTTACCCATCGATCCGCAGCGCAACGCTGAAAATTGCACCGAGCATCGCGATTTCGCTCGTGATGCACGGCATTGCCCGCGCCGATTGCCTCGACGACGCCGCCGCCTTCCATCATGTCAACGTCAGCCTGATGCGCGGCATCGCACTGGTCGAGTCCGGCATGAAGGCGAATGCCGTGAACACCAACACCAACGGCACGACCGACATCGGGCTCATGCAGATCAACAGCTCGTGGCTGCCGACGCTCTCGCGCGAGGGCATCAGCCAGCAGAGCCTGTTCGACCCGTGCACCAACGCGTTCGTCGGCGCGTGGATCCTGTCGCAGAACATCCGTCAGCTCGGGCCGACCTGGAACGCCATCGGCGCGTACAACTCGGCGTCGCCCGACAAGCGCCTTGCGTACGCCCGCAAGGTCTATGATGCGATTCAAACCATTCCGGATACGCCGGACTCTCCCATGCCTATCCTTCCCCCATCCTATACACCGCCGCAGGTGTACAACCCGTTCGCGAGCCTGAGCATCTCGGCGCCGCAGGCCACGCGGCCGCGCGCCGCGGCGCCGGCCGCCGCGGCACCCGCCGGCCCCGCCGGCGCGTACAACTTCGGCTGGACGGTGACCGGCGCGGATCAGGCGAAGCCGATCCAGGTATTCGACGACGGCGCGAAGGTCTATGTGCAATTCAGCGACATGAAGCGCGTGCCGGCGATCTTTGCCGACACGCCGGGCGGACGCGTGCTGGTGCCGTGGGAGCCGCAGTTCCCGTATGCGGTGCTCGCGCGTCCCGCGCAGGCGCTGATCTTCCAGCTCGGGGCCTACGAGGCGCGCGCGCAGCGAGGGACGCCGGGCCCGTTGCTGCCGGCCGGCGCGCCCGCGCAGCGCCCGGCCGCGACGGCCGCGGCCAGCGCACCGCCGCCGGCGAAACGAACCGCGGAAACGGCCCGGAGCAACGCATCGGCCGACGCCCTCTGGTACGTGACCAAATCGTCGGCCGCGCCGACGTCGCTGCCCGCGGCCATGCCTGTTGTGGCGACGGCGCCGTCACCTGCCGCCGTTTCGGCGCCGTCGCCGTCACCTGCCGCGACGCCCGCGCGCGTCAGCACCGACGCGCTCTGGTACATCTCGAAGTAG
- a CDS encoding response regulator: MNEDPLKYRVLLIEDDDRLAQLVREYLDGYEFAVTVVRRGDLAIAAVREHQPSLVILDLMLPNLDGMEVCRRIRAFSNVPVLIMTARADVYDQVAGLETGADDYVTKPIEPRVLVARARALLRRARPAITAAPGVAPESLVFGELTISPPNRTVTWRGEPVDLKTAEFNLLLILARAAGTVLSRDDILKQLRGIEFDGLDRSVDSGISRLRRRFEDASSEPHKIKTIWGRGYLFSPSAWDA, encoded by the coding sequence ATGAACGAAGACCCGCTCAAATACCGCGTCCTGCTGATCGAGGACGACGACCGCCTGGCGCAGCTGGTTCGCGAATATCTCGACGGCTACGAGTTCGCGGTGACGGTCGTGCGGCGCGGCGATCTCGCCATTGCGGCGGTGCGCGAGCACCAGCCGTCGCTCGTGATACTCGACCTGATGCTGCCGAATCTCGACGGCATGGAAGTGTGCCGCCGGATTCGCGCGTTCTCGAACGTGCCGGTGCTGATCATGACCGCGCGCGCCGACGTGTACGACCAGGTCGCCGGCCTCGAGACGGGCGCCGACGACTACGTGACGAAGCCGATCGAGCCGCGCGTGCTCGTCGCCCGCGCCCGCGCGCTGCTGCGCCGCGCGCGGCCCGCTATTACGGCGGCCCCCGGCGTGGCGCCGGAATCGCTCGTGTTCGGCGAACTGACGATCTCGCCGCCGAACCGCACGGTCACGTGGCGCGGCGAGCCGGTCGACCTGAAGACCGCCGAGTTCAACCTGCTGCTGATCCTCGCGCGCGCCGCCGGCACCGTACTGAGCCGCGACGACATCCTGAAGCAATTGCGCGGCATCGAGTTCGACGGGCTCGACCGCTCGGTCGATTCCGGCATCTCGCGGCTGCGCCGCCGCTTCGAGGACGCGTCGTCGGAGCCGCACAAGATCAAGACGATCTGGGGCCGCGGCTACCTGTTCAGCCCTTCCGCGTGGGATGCGTGA
- a CDS encoding LysR family transcriptional regulator, translating into MDLNLRDIRAFVTVAHAGNFTRAAARLHLSQPALTVQIRRLEEIVGARLFDRNSRSVALTQTGRELLPLLQRSLDDMERVLRDARALGEGASGTVRLACLPTFASSVLPELIQSFRRDVPRAGFEIRDGVASLVTALVRNEEADLGLTGGHTFDASLEVLYTGADRLVAVCPNDHPLARKRRVTTADVARVPLVLTAQGTSVRSVVDAALEAAGCTPDIACEPTYMMTAVAMVRGGLGVTILPATAREVRAEPELVAKPIDDPAFVRPIALVSKRGRTLPRVAQAFAEAMLAELKKRA; encoded by the coding sequence ATGGATCTGAATCTTCGCGACATCCGCGCATTCGTCACCGTCGCGCACGCCGGCAACTTCACGCGCGCGGCCGCGCGCCTGCACTTGTCACAGCCGGCGCTGACCGTGCAGATCCGCCGGCTCGAGGAAATCGTCGGCGCGCGCCTGTTCGACCGCAACAGCCGCAGCGTCGCGCTCACCCAGACCGGGCGCGAGCTGCTGCCGCTGCTGCAGCGCTCGCTCGACGACATGGAGCGCGTGCTGCGCGATGCGCGCGCGCTCGGCGAAGGCGCGAGCGGCACGGTGCGGCTCGCGTGCCTGCCGACGTTCGCGTCCAGCGTGCTGCCGGAGCTGATCCAGTCGTTCCGGCGCGACGTGCCGCGCGCGGGCTTCGAGATCCGCGACGGCGTCGCGAGCCTCGTCACCGCGCTCGTGCGCAACGAGGAAGCCGATCTCGGACTGACGGGCGGCCACACGTTCGATGCGTCGCTGGAGGTGCTGTACACGGGCGCCGACCGGCTCGTCGCCGTGTGCCCGAACGATCATCCGCTCGCGCGCAAGCGCCGCGTGACCACCGCCGACGTCGCGCGCGTGCCGCTCGTGCTCACCGCGCAGGGCACGAGCGTGCGCAGCGTCGTCGACGCCGCGCTGGAAGCAGCCGGCTGCACGCCCGACATCGCGTGCGAGCCGACCTACATGATGACGGCCGTCGCGATGGTGCGCGGCGGCCTCGGCGTGACGATCCTGCCCGCAACCGCGCGCGAGGTGCGCGCCGAACCGGAGCTGGTCGCGAAGCCGATCGACGATCCCGCGTTCGTGCGGCCGATCGCGCTCGTCAGCAAGCGCGGGCGCACGCTGCCGCGTGTCGCGCAGGCGTTCGCCGAAGCGATGCTGGCGGAATTGAAAAAGCGCGCGTGA
- a CDS encoding MipA/OmpV family protein: protein MPLAGLTLAAAAHAENEYTISLGGGFAPRYTGSSQYRGVVAPSFSATFDNGFFIGGEDGIGYRLNLPHGVFVSAAVNYDPGRTDENRFDRPGSDYLKGMGRIPGSVLVGVRAGVKLYGDAVLSVTLDTPVTHTSRGVSGHVDLAVPVFKSAKDEIVLTGSVHGGSGRYMQTFYGVTDAQAASSRFRPYSAGGGIDSASMSAVWTRAVSQHWSILATAGASRLLGRAGNSPIVQSRTNYYGMAGASYRF, encoded by the coding sequence ATGCCGCTTGCCGGCCTGACCCTTGCCGCCGCCGCTCATGCGGAGAACGAATACACGATCTCGCTCGGCGGCGGCTTCGCGCCGCGCTACACGGGCAGCAGCCAGTACCGCGGCGTCGTCGCGCCGTCGTTTTCCGCGACGTTCGACAATGGTTTCTTCATCGGCGGCGAGGACGGCATCGGTTACCGGTTGAACCTGCCGCACGGCGTGTTCGTGTCGGCGGCGGTGAACTACGATCCGGGCCGCACGGACGAGAACCGCTTCGACCGGCCGGGCTCCGACTACCTGAAGGGGATGGGGCGGATTCCCGGATCGGTGCTCGTCGGCGTGCGCGCCGGCGTGAAGCTCTATGGCGATGCGGTGCTGAGCGTGACGCTCGATACGCCCGTCACGCATACGTCGCGCGGCGTGTCCGGGCATGTCGATCTCGCGGTGCCGGTGTTCAAGTCGGCCAAGGACGAGATCGTCCTGACGGGCAGCGTGCACGGCGGGTCGGGGCGCTACATGCAGACGTTCTACGGCGTGACGGACGCGCAGGCGGCGTCGAGCCGCTTCCGGCCGTATTCGGCGGGCGGCGGGATCGACAGCGCGTCGATGTCGGCCGTATGGACGCGTGCGGTGTCGCAGCACTGGTCGATCCTCGCGACGGCGGGCGCGTCGCGGCTGCTCGGCCGTGCCGGCAACAGCCCGATCGTGCAGTCGCGCACCAACTACTACGGGATGGCGGGCGCGAGCTACCGGTTCTGA
- a CDS encoding TonB-dependent siderophore receptor, which translates to MGDESRTDPSPIHTSIMPSTRLARRRRAAAIRPQPQRPRVAAIVAPAASAAPRSLVRRLAGAVLLSALLPAPALADAEAAPATAQDAAARRPFDVPSGPLEAVLNRFGRDAGILLAFPADLTAGLTSGGVHGRFDVEGALDRLLAGTGLVALRQPGGGYTLQRAGKAAAQPSAAAGAELPTIAVRSSAIRAESYRPPHEAGVLRSEIPLLDTAQAVAIVPAQVLRDQRPRNLDDALANVSGITQGNTLAGTQDTIMKRGFGGNRDGSIMHNGMPIVQGRSFNPAVDSVEVLKGPTSLLYGLMDPGGVVNVVAKQPLLTRYHAISVGGATYGHGKNGGNVTLDTTGPVGDTRLAYRLVVDQSNQPYWRNFGEDRQTFVAPSLAWYGGDTQVVLSYEYRKFHTPFDRGTALDPRTNAPLDIPARRRLDEPFNDMDGESHLAQISVDHEINADWKAHFGYSYNRETYDANQIRITGVNPATGTLTRSNDATHGSLSTDSYGIGYVNGKLTLAGMRHDVQLGVDSEYRRIYRKDMLRQAVKTPFSYLNPVYGLLPPSSTVSASDSDQTDTLHDASVFFQDSIHVTDKWIVSGGMRFITYNQVAGRGRPFKANTDLSGSKWLPRAGVVYKWNDAFSLYGSYSQSLKPSSSIAPMGSGFVIDGATPPEESTAWEVGGKLDLAGGLTGTLAFFNIDKKNVLVSQFNDATKLTDWRTSGKARSRGVELDVSGKLGERWNVIASYAYIDAKTIEDPLYAGNRLWNVARHTASLAAVYDVGTLMGGDDLRIGAAARYVGARPGDSANSFTLPSYVLADAFATYDTRVGKQKLSFQLNVKNLFNRTYYPSSANRYFVAIGDARQVSLLTTLQF; encoded by the coding sequence ATGGGTGATGAAAGCCGCACCGACCCATCGCCTATCCACACCTCGATCATGCCTTCCACTCGTCTTGCCCGCCGCCGCAGAGCGGCCGCCATCCGCCCCCAGCCGCAGCGCCCGCGCGTGGCCGCCATCGTCGCGCCCGCAGCATCTGCCGCGCCGCGCAGTCTCGTTCGCCGGCTGGCCGGCGCCGTGCTGCTGTCGGCGCTGCTGCCGGCGCCCGCGCTGGCCGACGCCGAGGCCGCGCCCGCGACCGCGCAGGATGCGGCGGCGCGCCGGCCATTCGACGTGCCGTCCGGCCCGCTCGAGGCGGTGCTCAATCGCTTCGGGCGCGACGCGGGCATCCTGCTCGCGTTTCCCGCGGATCTGACGGCCGGCCTGACGAGCGGCGGCGTGCATGGCCGGTTCGACGTCGAAGGCGCGCTCGACCGCCTGCTCGCGGGCACCGGGCTCGTCGCGCTGCGCCAGCCGGGCGGCGGCTATACGCTGCAGCGCGCTGGCAAGGCGGCCGCCCAGCCGTCGGCCGCCGCCGGCGCGGAACTGCCGACGATCGCGGTGCGCAGCAGCGCGATTCGTGCGGAAAGCTACCGTCCACCGCACGAGGCCGGCGTGCTGCGCTCGGAGATTCCGCTGCTCGACACCGCGCAGGCCGTCGCGATCGTGCCGGCGCAGGTGCTGCGCGACCAGCGTCCGCGCAATCTCGACGATGCGCTCGCCAACGTGAGCGGGATCACGCAGGGCAACACGCTCGCGGGCACGCAGGACACGATCATGAAGCGCGGCTTCGGCGGCAACCGCGACGGCTCGATCATGCACAACGGGATGCCGATCGTGCAGGGGCGCTCGTTCAACCCGGCGGTCGACAGCGTCGAGGTGCTGAAGGGCCCGACGTCGCTGCTGTACGGGCTGATGGATCCGGGCGGGGTCGTCAACGTCGTTGCCAAGCAGCCGCTGCTCACGCGCTACCACGCGATCTCGGTCGGCGGCGCGACCTACGGTCACGGCAAGAACGGCGGCAACGTGACGCTCGATACGACCGGGCCCGTCGGCGACACGCGGCTTGCGTACCGGCTGGTCGTCGACCAGTCGAACCAGCCGTACTGGCGCAACTTTGGCGAAGACCGGCAGACCTTCGTCGCGCCGTCGCTCGCGTGGTACGGCGGCGATACGCAGGTCGTGCTGTCGTATGAGTACCGCAAGTTCCATACGCCGTTCGATCGCGGCACCGCGCTCGACCCGCGCACCAACGCGCCGCTCGACATTCCCGCGCGGCGCCGGCTCGACGAGCCGTTCAACGACATGGACGGCGAATCGCATCTCGCGCAGATCTCGGTCGATCACGAGATCAACGCGGACTGGAAGGCGCACTTCGGCTACAGCTACAACCGCGAAACCTACGACGCGAACCAGATCCGCATCACGGGCGTGAACCCGGCGACGGGCACGCTGACGCGCAGCAACGACGCGACGCACGGCTCGCTCAGCACCGACAGCTACGGGATCGGCTACGTCAACGGCAAGCTGACGCTCGCGGGGATGCGGCACGACGTGCAGCTCGGCGTCGACAGCGAATACCGCCGCATTTACCGCAAGGACATGCTGCGGCAGGCCGTAAAGACGCCGTTCAGCTACCTGAACCCCGTGTACGGCCTGCTGCCGCCGTCGAGCACGGTGTCCGCGAGCGACAGCGACCAGACCGACACGCTGCACGATGCGTCCGTGTTCTTCCAGGACAGCATCCACGTGACCGACAAGTGGATCGTGTCGGGCGGGATGCGCTTCATCACGTACAACCAGGTCGCGGGCCGCGGCCGGCCGTTCAAGGCGAACACCGACTTGAGCGGCTCGAAATGGCTGCCGCGCGCGGGCGTCGTCTACAAGTGGAACGACGCGTTCTCGCTGTACGGGAGCTACTCGCAGTCGCTGAAGCCGTCGTCGTCGATCGCGCCGATGGGGTCCGGCTTCGTGATCGACGGCGCGACGCCGCCGGAGGAGTCGACCGCGTGGGAAGTCGGCGGCAAGCTCGACCTGGCGGGCGGCCTGACCGGCACGCTCGCGTTCTTCAACATCGACAAGAAGAACGTGCTGGTGTCGCAGTTCAACGACGCGACGAAGCTCACCGACTGGCGCACGTCCGGCAAGGCGCGCTCGCGCGGCGTCGAGCTCGACGTGTCGGGCAAGCTCGGCGAACGCTGGAACGTGATCGCGAGCTACGCGTACATCGACGCGAAGACGATCGAGGATCCGCTCTACGCGGGCAACCGGCTCTGGAACGTCGCGCGCCATACCGCATCGCTCGCGGCCGTGTACGACGTCGGCACGCTGATGGGCGGCGACGACCTGCGCATCGGCGCCGCCGCGCGCTACGTCGGCGCGCGGCCCGGCGATTCGGCGAACAGCTTCACGCTGCCGTCGTACGTGCTCGCCGACGCGTTCGCGACGTACGACACGCGCGTCGGCAAGCAGAAGCTGTCGTTCCAGCTCAACGTGAAGAACCTCTTCAATCGCACGTACTATCCGTCGAGCGCGAACCGCTACTTCGTCGCGATCGGCGACGCGCGGCAGGTGTCGCTGCTGACGACGCTGCAGTTCTGA
- a CDS encoding sigma-70 family RNA polymerase sigma factor, which yields MSADKLHLYREIDSLYVGHHAWLRGWLSRKLGCAHRAADLAHDTFMRLLARDEPIGADEPRAFLTTVAQRVLYNHWRREQLERAYLDALAQRPEAHAPSPEARAVVLETLLEIDRLLDGLPLAAKRAFLLSQLDGLTQAEIAAELDVSLSTVKRYLVKAGAQCFFAMAA from the coding sequence ATGTCCGCTGACAAGCTCCACCTCTATCGCGAAATCGACTCCCTGTACGTCGGCCATCACGCGTGGCTGCGCGGCTGGCTGAGCCGCAAGCTCGGGTGCGCGCACCGCGCGGCCGATCTCGCGCACGACACGTTCATGCGCCTGCTCGCGCGCGACGAGCCGATCGGCGCCGACGAGCCGCGCGCGTTCCTGACGACGGTCGCGCAGCGCGTGCTGTACAACCACTGGCGCCGCGAGCAGCTCGAGCGCGCGTATCTCGACGCGCTCGCGCAGCGTCCCGAAGCGCACGCGCCATCGCCGGAGGCGCGCGCCGTCGTGCTCGAGACGCTGCTCGAAATCGACCGGCTGCTCGACGGCTTGCCGCTCGCGGCCAAGCGCGCGTTCCTGCTGTCGCAGCTCGACGGGCTCACGCAGGCCGAGATCGCGGCCGAGCTCGACGTGTCGCTGTCGACGGTCAAGCGCTATCTCGTGAAGGCCGGCGCGCAGTGCTTCTTCGCGATGGCGGCCTGA
- a CDS encoding FecR domain-containing protein, translating into MAAPGTPAIEPQVAQRAVEWWIDLQAGNTDDAFAADLARWRAAHASHDAAWRHIEAVHGRLNRLAAGLDAPAARAALLPPRSGRRRAAVKALAVLLFAGGATWMADPYRHWGHWALRHADLRTAVGERRTVTLADRTVVVLDTDTALDVRFDATERRLRLLRGTIMVTSGHDDRPVARPLVVATDDGELRPLGTRFSVRQRDGASRIEVFAGAVRVQPYGASAGARVIAAGEGADFTRDAIGASAPLDAHAAAWTDGMIVASHMRLADLVAELGRYRRGSLRCDASVADLRVSGTFPVDDADRVLDTLKATLPIDVAHVTRYWVTVVRAGS; encoded by the coding sequence ATGGCCGCCCCGGGAACGCCGGCGATCGAGCCGCAGGTCGCGCAGCGCGCGGTCGAATGGTGGATCGATCTGCAGGCCGGCAACACGGACGACGCGTTCGCGGCCGACCTCGCGCGCTGGCGCGCGGCGCACGCGAGCCACGACGCTGCGTGGCGCCACATCGAAGCCGTGCACGGCAGGCTGAACCGGCTGGCCGCCGGTCTCGACGCGCCGGCCGCGCGCGCGGCGCTGCTGCCGCCGCGTTCGGGCCGCCGCCGCGCGGCCGTCAAGGCGCTCGCGGTGCTGCTGTTCGCGGGCGGCGCGACATGGATGGCCGATCCGTATCGACACTGGGGGCACTGGGCGCTCCGGCACGCCGACCTGCGCACCGCGGTCGGCGAACGGCGCACGGTGACGCTGGCCGACCGCACCGTCGTCGTGCTCGATACCGACACCGCGCTCGACGTGCGCTTCGACGCGACCGAGCGGCGGCTGCGCCTGCTGCGCGGCACGATCATGGTGACGAGCGGTCACGACGATCGCCCGGTCGCGCGGCCGCTCGTCGTCGCGACCGACGACGGCGAACTCCGGCCGCTCGGCACGCGCTTCTCGGTGCGACAGCGCGACGGCGCGAGCCGCATCGAGGTGTTCGCCGGCGCGGTGCGCGTGCAGCCGTACGGCGCGTCGGCCGGAGCACGGGTGATCGCCGCGGGCGAGGGCGCCGACTTCACGCGCGACGCGATCGGCGCGAGCGCGCCGCTCGACGCGCATGCGGCCGCGTGGACCGACGGGATGATCGTCGCGTCGCACATGCGGCTTGCCGACCTCGTCGCCGAACTCGGCCGCTATCGGCGCGGCAGCCTGCGTTGCGACGCGTCCGTCGCGGACCTGCGGGTGTCCGGCACGTTTCCTGTGGACGACGCCGATCGCGTGCTCGACACGCTGAAGGCGACGCTGCCGATCGACGTCGCGCATGTAACCCGCTACTGGGTGACGGTCGTGCGGGCCGGTTCGTGA